In a genomic window of Streptococcus oralis subsp. tigurinus:
- a CDS encoding DUF2785 domain-containing protein produces MRKKLQRKVIEEKPSYSREEIQWLLEHLGDPSPEIRDELVFTSLARGIQEELFSLEQFQFISEEVSSDEGLYKEIDSRGVSTLKRSFRALIYANLLSADGNEHSLFYKGLKTDIRNAMLSQGLYYLKKEKDTTGFSSQYGWVHAFAHGADLLTEVVCHPDSPSNRVSEAFDVLGQLFKRITIRFTNDEDWRLARVLYEPILQVKLGQEQVASWIKTVDFPIEEREDFYKFSNFRSSLLEVYIQLDQKNSLQDALKEAIQSFQY; encoded by the coding sequence ATGCGTAAAAAATTACAAAGAAAAGTGATAGAAGAAAAACCAAGCTATAGTCGAGAAGAAATTCAGTGGCTGCTTGAGCACTTGGGAGATCCCTCTCCAGAAATTCGAGATGAACTTGTTTTTACGAGTTTGGCTAGGGGGATTCAAGAAGAGTTGTTTTCCCTTGAGCAGTTTCAGTTTATCTCAGAAGAGGTCTCCTCTGATGAAGGTCTATACAAAGAGATTGATAGTAGAGGAGTTTCGACTCTTAAACGTTCTTTTAGGGCGCTTATTTATGCCAATCTTTTGTCTGCAGATGGTAACGAACACTCTCTTTTCTATAAAGGTTTAAAAACTGATATAAGAAATGCTATGCTATCTCAAGGTTTGTATTACCTTAAAAAAGAAAAGGATACGACAGGTTTTTCAAGTCAGTATGGTTGGGTTCACGCTTTTGCACATGGAGCGGATCTCTTGACTGAAGTCGTTTGTCATCCAGATTCTCCTAGTAACAGAGTTTCTGAAGCATTTGATGTACTGGGTCAACTATTTAAAAGAATTACCATTCGTTTTACAAATGATGAGGATTGGCGGTTAGCGAGAGTACTTTATGAACCCATTTTGCAAGTGAAATTAGGGCAAGAACAAGTAGCTTCTTGGATAAAAACGGTTGATTTTCCAATAGAAGAGAGGGAAGATTTTTATAAATTTTCCAATTTCAGATCCAGTCTGTTGGAAGTGTATATCCAACTTGATCAGAAAAATAGTTTACAAGATGCCTTGAAAGAAGCGATTCAATCCTTTCAATACTAA
- a CDS encoding deoxyribonuclease, whose product MNRIKEWLEQDPQRMHFIKIGLVLLGIILLLALPTLYLVLSGVGIWYFVKKAPDIRKRNLMIGIFIVSFVAVALQTPTVTKKISSSQSETMQTATSTTSTASTTDTSSSIEEAKRIEEEKKAKEKAEEERIAKEKAAKELQEKGETLVKQLEESQDASQVKSAKETVNQIENNDKKTELLDRIGAVESLISQKEEEKRAAREVETKAQQQDRIVYVADHGKSKVYWYSKDRMPSKTNKANVVEMTEADAIAAGKRPSKTE is encoded by the coding sequence ATGAATAGAATCAAAGAATGGCTAGAGCAAGATCCCCAAAGAATGCATTTTATCAAAATTGGTCTAGTTTTGTTGGGAATCATTTTATTGCTTGCTTTGCCTACTCTCTATCTTGTTTTGAGCGGAGTTGGTATTTGGTATTTTGTAAAGAAAGCACCAGATATTCGAAAAAGAAATCTAATGATCGGGATTTTCATTGTCAGTTTTGTTGCAGTTGCTCTTCAAACTCCAACAGTCACAAAGAAAATTTCATCTTCTCAATCAGAAACTATGCAGACTGCGACATCTACTACTTCGACAGCTTCAACCACGGATACTTCATCTAGTATAGAGGAAGCAAAACGAATCGAAGAAGAGAAAAAAGCTAAAGAAAAAGCAGAAGAAGAGAGAATTGCTAAAGAAAAAGCTGCAAAGGAGTTGCAAGAAAAAGGTGAAACCTTAGTCAAACAATTGGAGGAAAGTCAAGATGCGAGTCAAGTGAAGTCTGCTAAAGAGACAGTTAATCAGATTGAAAATAACGACAAAAAGACAGAGTTGCTTGATAGAATAGGTGCAGTTGAGTCGTTAATTTCTCAAAAAGAAGAAGAAAAAAGAGCTGCGCGTGAAGTTGAAACCAAAGCTCAACAGCAAGATAGAATTGTCTATGTTGCAGACCATGGGAAATCAAAAGTTTATTGGTATAGTAAGGATAGAATGCCTTCAAAAACGAATAAAGCCAACGTTGTTGAGATGACAGAGGCAGATGCAATTGCTGCAGGAAAACGTCCATCAAAAACAGAATAA
- a CDS encoding MIP/aquaporin family protein, translating into MKKFVAELIGTFMLVFIGTGAVVFGNGVEGVGHLGIALAFGLAIVVAAYSIGTISGAHLNPAVSIAMFVNKRLSSSELVNYILGQVVGAFLASAAVFFLLSNSGMSTASLGENALANGVTVFGGFLFEVIATFLFVLVIMTVTSASKGNGAIAGLVIGLSLTALILVGLNITGLSVNPARSLAPAVLVGGAALQQVWIFILAPIVGGILAALVAKNFLGTEE; encoded by the coding sequence ATGAAAAAATTTGTTGCTGAATTAATCGGTACATTTATGCTTGTGTTCATCGGAACAGGAGCTGTTGTTTTTGGGAATGGTGTTGAAGGTGTTGGGCACCTTGGGATTGCTCTTGCTTTTGGTTTGGCAATCGTAGTTGCAGCTTACTCAATTGGGACGATTTCAGGTGCTCACTTGAACCCAGCGGTTTCGATCGCTATGTTTGTAAACAAACGTTTGTCATCTTCTGAGCTTGTAAACTACATACTTGGACAAGTAGTTGGAGCTTTCCTTGCGTCAGCTGCAGTATTCTTCCTCTTGTCTAACTCAGGCATGTCAACTGCTAGTCTTGGTGAAAATGCCTTGGCAAACGGTGTCACTGTCTTTGGTGGATTCTTGTTTGAAGTCATCGCAACTTTCTTGTTTGTCCTAGTTATTATGACTGTCACTTCAGCAAGCAAAGGTAATGGCGCAATCGCTGGTTTGGTAATCGGTTTGTCATTGACAGCCTTGATCCTTGTGGGATTGAACATCACTGGACTTTCAGTAAACCCAGCTCGTAGCTTGGCTCCTGCTGTCTTGGTAGGTGGCGCAGCCCTTCAACAAGTATGGATTTTCATCCTTGCCCCAATCGTTGGTGGTATTCTTGCAGCCCTTGTTGCTAAAAACTTCCTTGGAACAGAAGAATAA
- the queD gene encoding 6-carboxytetrahydropterin synthase QueD, which translates to MFFAPKEIKQETGESLVYNPHRTLVSKEFTFDAAHHLFHYEGKCKSLHGHTYRLQIAISGFLDERGMTYDFGDIKAIYKDYLEPHLDHRYLNETLPYMNTTAENMVYWIFQTMSQELPDERGLRLEYVRLYETPTAFAEFRREWLDD; encoded by the coding sequence ATGTTTTTCGCACCTAAAGAAATCAAACAGGAAACTGGGGAGTCTCTCGTCTACAATCCTCACAGAACCTTAGTTTCAAAAGAATTCACTTTCGACGCTGCCCACCACCTCTTTCACTATGAAGGAAAATGCAAATCCCTGCACGGACACACTTATCGTCTGCAGATTGCTATTAGTGGATTTTTAGATGAACGTGGCATGACCTACGATTTTGGAGACATCAAAGCTATCTACAAGGACTACTTAGAGCCCCATTTGGATCATCGCTATCTCAATGAAACCCTGCCTTATATGAACACGACTGCTGAAAATATGGTTTACTGGATTTTCCAAACTATGAGTCAAGAGTTGCCAGACGAGCGCGGTCTCCGTTTGGAATACGTTCGCCTCTATGAGACTCCGACCGCCTTTGCAGAGTTTAGACGGGAGTGGTTAGATGACTAG
- the pepF gene encoding oligoendopeptidase F — MEQKHRSEFPEKELWDLTALYQDREDFLRAIEKTREDINQFSRDYKGNLHTFEDFEKAFTELEQIYIQMSHIGNYAFMPQTTDYSNEEFANIAQAGMEFETDASVALTFFDDALVAADEEVLDRLGKLPHLTAAIRQAKIKKAHYLGADVEKALTNLGEVFYSPQDIYTKMRAGDFEMADFEAHGKTYKNSFVTYENFYQNHEDAEVREKSFRSFSEGLRKHQNTAAAAYLAQVKSEKLLADMKGYDSVFDYLLAEQEVDRAMFDRQIDLIMKDFAPVAQRYLKHVAKVNGLEKMTFADWKLDLDSALNPEVTIDDAYDLVMKSVEPLGQEYCQEVARYQEERWVDFAANSGKDSGGYAADPYRVHPYVLMSWTGRLSDVYTLIHEIGHSGQFIFSDNHQSYFNAHMSTYYVEAPSTFNELLLSDYLEHQSDDPRQKRFALAHRLTDTYFHNFITHLLEAAFQRKVYTLIEEGETFGASKLNSIMKEVLTDFWGDAIEIDDDAALTWMRQAHYYMGLYSYTYSAGLVISTAGYLHLKHSETGAEDWLNLLKSGGSKTPLESAMIIGADISTDKPLRDTIQFLSDTVDQIIAYSAELGE; from the coding sequence ATGGAACAAAAACACCGTTCAGAATTTCCAGAAAAGGAACTTTGGGACTTAACAGCCCTATACCAAGACCGTGAGGATTTCTTGCGTGCAATCGAGAAAACGCGCGAAGACATCAATCAATTTAGCCGTGATTACAAGGGCAATCTTCATACTTTTGAGGATTTTGAGAAGGCCTTTACGGAATTGGAACAAATCTATATCCAGATGAGCCATATCGGCAATTACGCCTTTATGCCTCAGACGACAGATTATAGCAATGAAGAATTTGCCAATATTGCCCAGGCTGGGATGGAATTTGAAACTGATGCCAGCGTAGCCTTGACCTTCTTTGACGACGCCTTGGTGGCTGCAGACGAGGAGGTCTTGGACCGTTTGGGTAAATTGCCTCACTTGACGGCAGCCATTCGTCAGGCCAAAATCAAAAAAGCCCACTACCTAGGGGCTGATGTGGAGAAGGCTTTGACAAATCTGGGAGAAGTTTTCTACAGTCCACAGGACATTTACACTAAGATGCGAGCTGGGGACTTTGAAATGGCTGACTTTGAAGCCCATGGCAAGACCTATAAAAACAGCTTTGTTACCTATGAGAATTTCTACCAAAACCACGAGGACGCTGAGGTTCGTGAGAAATCTTTCCGCTCCTTCTCAGAGGGACTCCGTAAGCATCAAAATACGGCAGCTGCAGCCTATTTAGCCCAAGTTAAGTCTGAAAAACTATTGGCTGATATGAAGGGCTATGACTCAGTCTTTGATTATCTCCTAGCTGAGCAAGAAGTTGACCGTGCCATGTTTGACCGCCAGATTGACCTCATCATGAAGGATTTTGCGCCAGTTGCTCAGAGATACCTCAAGCATGTTGCCAAGGTGAATGGTCTTGAAAAGATGACCTTTGCAGACTGGAAATTGGACTTGGACAGCGCCCTGAATCCTGAAGTGACTATTGATGACGCCTATGATTTGGTCATGAAGTCAGTAGAACCTTTGGGACAAGAATATTGTCAGGAAGTTGCGCGCTATCAAGAAGAACGCTGGGTGGACTTCGCTGCTAATAGTGGCAAGGATTCTGGTGGTTATGCGGCGGATCCATATCGCGTGCACCCTTATGTCCTCATGAGCTGGACTGGTCGTTTGAGCGATGTTTATACCTTGATTCATGAAATCGGGCATTCTGGTCAATTCATCTTTTCAGATAATCACCAAAGTTACTTCAATGCCCACATGTCTACTTACTATGTCGAAGCGCCATCAACCTTCAATGAATTGCTTCTCAGTGACTACTTGGAGCACCAGTCTGATGATCCACGTCAAAAACGCTTCGCTCTTGCTCATCGCTTGACAGACACCTACTTCCATAATTTTATCACCCACCTCTTGGAAGCAGCCTTCCAGCGTAAGGTTTATACATTGATTGAAGAAGGAGAAACCTTCGGAGCAAGCAAACTTAACAGCATTATGAAGGAAGTCTTGACGGATTTCTGGGGAGATGCCATTGAGATTGATGATGATGCAGCTCTGACTTGGATGCGCCAAGCTCACTATTACATGGGATTGTATAGTTACACCTACTCAGCTGGACTTGTTATCTCGACTGCGGGGTACCTTCATTTGAAACATTCAGAAACTGGAGCTGAAGATTGGCTCAATCTCCTTAAATCAGGTGGTAGCAAGACACCACTTGAGTCAGCCATGATTATCGGAGCGGATATTTCAACAGATAAACCACTCCGTGATACCATCCAATTCTTGTCTGACACAGTTGACCAGATTATCGCTTACAGTGCTGAGTTGGGAGAGTAA
- the queF gene encoding preQ(1) synthase, with the protein MSQQEEMKNLSLLGNKETTYIFDYQPEVLESFDNRHVENDYFIKFNFPEFTSLCPITAQPDFATIYISYIPDKLCVESKSLKLYLFSYRNHGDFHENCINTIGKDLVNLLDPRYLEVWGKFTPRGGISIDPYYNYGRPGTKYEGLAEQRLFQHDLYPEKIDNR; encoded by the coding sequence ATGTCACAACAAGAAGAAATGAAAAACCTAAGCCTACTGGGCAACAAAGAAACTACCTACATTTTTGACTATCAACCAGAAGTCCTCGAATCCTTTGACAATCGTCATGTGGAAAATGACTATTTCATCAAATTCAACTTTCCTGAATTTACTTCCCTGTGCCCAATCACCGCTCAGCCAGACTTTGCGACCATTTATATTTCCTACATTCCTGACAAGCTCTGCGTCGAGTCAAAATCCCTCAAACTCTATCTCTTTAGCTATCGAAATCATGGGGATTTTCACGAAAACTGTATCAACACTATCGGGAAAGACTTGGTTAACTTGCTCGACCCTCGCTATTTAGAAGTCTGGGGAAAATTCACTCCGCGCGGGGGCATTTCAATCGACCCTTACTACAATTACGGTAGACCTGGAACTAAGTATGAAGGATTGGCAGAACAACGCCTCTTTCAACACGACCTTTATCCAGAGAAAATTGACAACCGCTAA
- the queE gene encoding 7-carboxy-7-deazaguanine synthase QueE — MTRERVLKLPVLEIFGPTFQGEGRAIGQKTMFVRTAGCDYHCDWCDSAFTWDGSEKPTRMTADEVIAALDKLGTYDYVTLSGGNPAILAANMAELVTKLKERGVTLAVETQGSRWQNWLKDIDQVTLSPKPPSSKMEVNFETLDFIVSQLDPDKVTFKIPVFDDADLAFAKGIQERYQPDVLFLSAGNPEPKATGNIVQDQLDRLKELWERVAADDSWGNVRVLPQLHTLLYDNQRGV; from the coding sequence ATGACTAGGGAACGTGTCCTCAAACTACCAGTTCTGGAAATTTTTGGTCCAACCTTTCAAGGTGAAGGCCGTGCTATTGGGCAGAAAACCATGTTTGTCCGCACTGCAGGTTGCGACTACCACTGCGACTGGTGCGACTCTGCCTTTACTTGGGATGGTTCTGAAAAACCAACTCGTATGACAGCTGACGAGGTCATTGCTGCCTTGGATAAATTGGGGACCTACGACTATGTAACTCTATCTGGGGGAAATCCTGCTATCCTAGCAGCCAACATGGCCGAGCTGGTCACCAAACTCAAGGAACGTGGTGTCACTCTGGCTGTTGAGACCCAAGGCTCCCGCTGGCAAAATTGGTTAAAAGATATCGACCAAGTCACTCTGAGTCCCAAACCTCCTTCATCCAAGATGGAAGTCAACTTCGAAACCTTAGACTTTATCGTTTCCCAACTAGATCCAGACAAGGTCACCTTTAAAATCCCTGTCTTTGATGATGCCGATTTAGCCTTTGCCAAAGGGATCCAAGAACGTTACCAGCCAGATGTCCTCTTCTTATCAGCAGGAAATCCTGAGCCCAAGGCTACGGGTAATATTGTCCAAGACCAACTAGATCGCCTCAAAGAACTCTGGGAACGTGTCGCTGCTGACGATAGCTGGGGCAATGTCCGCGTCCTTCCTCAACTCCATACCCTCCTCTACGACAACCAACGTGGTGTTTAA